The Vespa velutina chromosome 25, iVesVel2.1, whole genome shotgun sequence genome has a segment encoding these proteins:
- the LOC124957413 gene encoding histone-lysine N-methyltransferase SETMAR-like: MESNKQHFRHILLFYYRKGKNAVPARKNLSNVYGEDVLTVRQCHNWFAKFRCGNFDVEDASRSGRPVKADKDTIKALVDTNRRITTREIGESLNLSNSTVYDHFKGLDLTSKLDIWIPHILTERNLCRRVDICNSFLKHHENNYNF; the protein is encoded by the coding sequence ATGGAGAGCAATAAGCAGCATTTTCgtcatattttacttttttactatagaaaaggtaaaaatgcTGTTCCAGCCAGAAAGAATTTATCCAATGTGTATGGAGAAGATGTGTTGACAGTACGCCAGTGTCACAATTGGTTCGCAAAATTTCGATGCGGCAATTTTGATGTCGAAGATGCATCACGTTCTGGAAGGCCGGTTAAAGCTGATAAAGACACGATAAAAGCATTAGTTGATACAAACCGCCGAATAACAACACGTGAGATTGGTGAGagtttaaatttatcaaattcaacTGTTTATGACCACTTTAAAGGCCTGGATTTAACCTCGAAACTCGATATATGGATTCCCCATATTCTCACGGAGAGAAATTTGTGTCGTCGCGTTGACATTTGTAATTCGTTTCTCAAACATcacgaaaataattacaatttttga